The bacterium genome includes a region encoding these proteins:
- a CDS encoding cysteine--tRNA ligase: MTLKLHNTLTGTKADFAPLEPGRAGMYTCGPTVWNFAHVGNLRAFLFYDLVRRHLQVSGYRVNHVMNLTDIDDRILDQAMHAGTTIGEYVKPYVAAFFEDMAALHAQPAEDHPKATEHIPEMVAMITDLLEDERAYVADGDVYFRIASFPAYGALSHLDRGGLKAGVRSQQGGTSPRIKQDKYDKESVFDFALWKKAQPGDEKLGAAWDAPFGRGRPGWHIECSAMSKRYLGATFDIHAGGVDLMFPHHENEIAQSETANHTSLARVWLHSEHLADTTGEKMSKSAGGFTTLRDLVDAGHDPLAVRYFLIANAHYRSRIRLSSEALHAAAEQVRRLREFADRVKRTSPGGSDDAEFPRRIDEVRAGYREALDDDLNLPQGMGLVFELIREANTALDGGRVGERGRDALLSLIEDVDAHLDVLGVREPGLAAEVERLIAEREAARQARDFARADQIRDELRRRGIALEDSKDGLRWRRLQPGAQ, translated from the coding sequence GTGACCCTCAAGCTCCACAACACGCTCACCGGGACGAAGGCCGACTTTGCGCCGCTCGAACCCGGGCGCGCCGGCATGTACACGTGCGGGCCGACCGTGTGGAACTTCGCCCACGTCGGCAACCTGCGCGCCTTCCTTTTCTACGACCTGGTGCGGCGCCACCTCCAGGTGAGCGGGTACCGGGTGAATCACGTCATGAACCTCACCGACATCGACGACCGGATCCTCGACCAGGCGATGCACGCCGGGACGACGATCGGCGAGTACGTCAAGCCGTACGTGGCCGCTTTCTTCGAGGACATGGCGGCGTTGCACGCGCAGCCGGCGGAGGACCATCCGAAGGCGACCGAGCACATCCCCGAGATGGTCGCGATGATCACGGACCTGCTCGAGGACGAGCGTGCGTATGTCGCCGACGGCGACGTCTACTTCCGAATCGCGAGCTTTCCGGCGTACGGCGCGCTGTCGCACCTCGATCGCGGCGGGCTGAAGGCCGGCGTGCGGTCGCAGCAGGGGGGGACGTCTCCCCGCATCAAGCAAGACAAGTACGACAAGGAGTCGGTTTTCGACTTCGCGCTGTGGAAGAAGGCGCAGCCGGGTGACGAAAAGCTGGGAGCGGCCTGGGATGCGCCCTTCGGCCGGGGCCGCCCCGGATGGCACATCGAGTGCTCGGCCATGAGCAAGCGCTACCTTGGAGCCACGTTTGACATCCACGCCGGCGGCGTCGACCTGATGTTCCCGCACCACGAGAACGAGATCGCCCAGTCGGAGACCGCCAACCACACGAGCTTGGCGCGCGTGTGGCTGCATTCGGAGCACCTGGCGGACACGACCGGCGAGAAGATGTCGAAGAGCGCCGGTGGGTTCACGACGCTGCGCGACCTGGTCGATGCCGGGCACGACCCGCTCGCGGTCCGCTACTTTCTCATCGCCAACGCGCACTACCGCTCTCGGATTCGCCTGAGCTCCGAGGCGCTGCATGCGGCGGCCGAGCAGGTGCGCCGCCTGCGCGAGTTCGCGGACCGGGTGAAGCGGACCAGCCCCGGCGGCAGCGATGACGCTGAATTTCCGCGCCGGATCGACGAGGTGCGCGCCGGCTATCGCGAGGCGCTGGACGACGATCTCAACCTGCCGCAGGGTATGGGCCTGGTCTTCGAGCTCATCCGCGAAGCCAACACCGCGCTGGATGGCGGCCGTGTCGGCGAACGAGGCCGCGACGCGCTGCTCTCGCTCATCGAGGACGTCGACGCGCACCTCGACGTGCTGGGCGTCCGGGAGCCGGGGCTCGCGGCGGAGGTCGAGCGCCTGATCGCCGAACGCGAGGCGGCGCGCCAGGCTCGCGACTTCGCGCGGGCCGACCAGATCCGAGACGAGCTCCGCCGGCGCGGCATCGCGCTGGAGGACTCCAAGGACGGGCTGCGCTGGCGCCGGCTCCAGCCGGGGGCCCAGTGA
- a CDS encoding 2-C-methyl-D-erythritol 2,4-cyclodiphosphate synthase: protein MRVGTGYDAHRLRAGRALIIGGVRIDHPLGLDGHSDADVLTHAVIDALFGAAGLGDIGKFFPAEDPRFEGASSLDLLSTAAGAVRAAGYRIVNVDSTVVAQEPRLQPHLQEMRDNLARRLQIDSDHVNVKATSPEGLGALGQKAGIAAMAAALIE, encoded by the coding sequence GTGAGGGTGGGGACGGGCTACGACGCTCATCGGCTCCGAGCCGGACGCGCTCTGATCATCGGCGGGGTGCGCATCGACCATCCGCTCGGGCTCGACGGGCATTCGGACGCCGACGTGTTGACCCATGCGGTGATCGACGCCCTGTTCGGTGCGGCCGGTCTGGGTGACATCGGCAAGTTCTTCCCGGCGGAGGATCCGCGGTTTGAGGGGGCTTCCAGCCTCGACCTGCTGTCGACCGCTGCCGGCGCCGTGCGCGCGGCGGGCTACCGGATCGTCAACGTCGACAGCACGGTGGTCGCCCAGGAGCCGAGGTTGCAGCCGCACCTGCAGGAGATGAGGGACAACCTCGCGAGGCGCTTGCAGATCGACTCCGACCACGTGAACGTCAAGGCCACGTCACCCGAAGGGCTGGGCGCGCTGGGTCAGAAGGCGGGCATCGCGGCGATGGCTGCGGCTCTGATCGAATAG